The Haloarcula sp. H-GB4 genome segment CGTCAGGACGAGCACCGAAAACCCGGTCCAGAGATGCAGGTTCACTGCGCCCTCACCGACCCACTGTGGGACTGCCGGGCGCACAACGGGCGGCTGGAGCGGCCAGAGCAGGTCCGACGACACGTACAGGTTCGGCGGCAGGAGTTGCTGATTATCGGCCACCAGGTGTGAAAGGTGGGCGAACGCAAACGCCGTCCCAAGTCGGGCCCGGTCCGTTCGGACTGCGTAAGCGATGACGACAATCGAGAGCGGAATTGCGAACGGGAGCGAGTGCATAAACACCCGACCGGAGGGGATGAGATGGAGTTCGTACGCTAACGGCTTGTCGATGAGATCCGGGAACTGGCTGCCGAAGAACGTGACTGCGACTAGCTGGAGCGACGGGAGCTGTCTGTCCCGGAGGAGTGCGTATACTGCGACAGGGAGGAGGGCGATGATGAAATGCTCGCTCGGGAGGACCATTTTCTGGTTAGTAGTGCTGAGGTCGTGTGCGAGGAAATGCCTTGTGTGGGATGGGGGTTTGCGCGTGCCATTGCGTCAGATACGCAGTCCATACCGCTCGCTTCACAGAGAGCGCTATGAGTGTTCTTTCGAGTTGTTGTATGGAGACCTGATTTCTGTGCCGCTATCGCTGGGACACACCCCACCGTGTCCAGTGTCTCTGGTAGCAGTTGGTCCGTGTTCGGAACGGTGTCTCTCTTTCGACGATAATTGCCAGAGCGGCTCCACGGCTGCCGCCGTGGGTGGTGTTCTGGATGGGTTAGGCGGGGACACACGTGATAGAGCGTATGGTGGTCGCTGCCTGATTGACGAGAAGCCGGTCCCAGACACACCTCGCACCGAGTGTACTGGCTGTCAGTGTCTGAACGACAGCCGCCCATCTCAGACACACCCCACACCGAGTGAAGATTGGTTTCTCCACTGGCTCCGATGAACGTCAGATAACGGGGCTTGAACTGGCAAAAGCCGCGAAGTCGCAAGCTGAATCGAGTATCCGACCAGACTGGTATCTTACAGTAGTCGACGAGTGACTTACACAGGCACACACCACGTACCGAGTGTACTGGCCACTGATCCGTGCCGACAGAGGATGCTCGACAGAGACACATCATGAGCCGAGCGGCAGCCGTGGACCTTCGGGCAGTCGTTCAGAGTTTACTGTTGGTAGACAGCGCGTAGATAGTGAAAGGAGAGTAGAGATCCGTATCCAGATGTACTCCATCGTGGACTGTGTGTCGTGGGGCACGTAGCCTTGCGTAACCCAGTGTGAGTACTGGACCTTTACACTCGGTACGTGGTGTGTGTCAGCCGACACGTTCCTATATAAAACACCCTGAGATCCCCTGAAATTCGGTGCTGGATTCTTTTCCAAGATTTCACTCGTTTCGAGGTGTGTGAGACGGTATCGCGAACTGGAGCGAAGGCATGGATACTCACCCAGGTGAGATACAGTTCATTATGTAGGGGT includes the following:
- a CDS encoding metal-dependent hydrolase; its protein translation is MVLPSEHFIIALLPVAVYALLRDRQLPSLQLVAVTFFGSQFPDLIDKPLAYELHLIPSGRVFMHSLPFAIPLSIVVIAYAVRTDRARLGTAFAFAHLSHLVADNQQLLPPNLYVSSDLLWPLQPPVVRPAVPQWVGEGAVNLHLWTGFSVLVLTLVAYVLVADLQSQLDVR